The Bacteroidota bacterium genome includes the window ATTTTTATAATTTTCATAAAAGACTGTCTAATATAGGTTTATGAATCAAAAAATTAGTAAAAAAAATTATGCAAGGTGTGAATTACTATATATCTTTGTCTTAGTGTTTAAAAAAAATCATGACCAAAGCAGCTTACATAGGAGAATTTACAATAAAGAAACCTTTAGGCGGTAATGGGTCTTATACAAGAACTGAGCCGCCCAGTAGGACGGCTTTTTTTATGCTTTATGAAAAGCTATACAATACATATTAGTATAAAAAAAATTGGAGCGACTTTGCAGCAGCTCCAATCTTCGGTAACAAGGTCATTCCCAAAGAATTGGTCGTCCACGGGAAAAAACCTTTAATGTTTTTAAAAGGAAGGCAAGGGTACGAAAAATATCCTACTTTTCCAAGTAAACTGTATGAAATTTCTACGGTTTTTGCAACTGTGGAAAATCCGAAGAAAGCGGCTGCGGGTCCTCCATGTTTTAAAACAAAAAGGAGGCACTATGTCAGACTTTTACAAAAAATCACTTTTACTCAATGACACAATACATGCCCGTATTGTGCAAGCTGGGCTTATTACCCGATGCGGCTGTGTATTGGAACAAGTTGTAACTGCAGAGTACAGAGTCAACTTTTACACTGTGGTTACATTCAAAGTACTCCTCCGGTTTGTTCAGTTTTTCGAAAACGGACAAGCTAGAACAACCGAACCTTTGGTTGTTTCTCAAGAACACCTTAACACAGAGACCTTATTTGATGTGTTATTTAAAGTGTTGAAACTGTTTATGTAATAATCTACCATTTACAATAGATTATTAAAAATGCGGGTAACTCCCGCATTTTTATTTTATAGATAAAGGAAATCAAACTAATGGTTAAATTTGTGATAGTAAAAATATTGTAGCGATTAGCTATTCCCTTGCCTTCAGAAACTGCGACCTTCTATATGCGCCCAAGGGATGAGTTAAACGCCTACGCTATGCGTGGGCTTTGGCTTGTCTGTGCGCGTGGGATGTCGCAGTCCCCTGAAGGCAGCGGGTCATTGTCCCACGCTCCTTGTTTACGGGCATGGGGAAAGAAAAGCGACACCATGTCTATCTATAACCGGCATATATCACCCGTCCCCAAAATCGCATTGCCCACTGCGCAGGGGTTTTCGTTTATCGCACTGACGGATATTTTATACTTCAAGGCGGATAACAACGAGGCATTGGTGTATTACCTCAAACCGTATGACAACAAAACCCACTCAGCGGTTATCTTCAAACGCTTGAGCGATATTGAAGCCGCCCTCCACTACAACGGCTTTTTGCGCATCCGTCGCAACTACCTCATCAACACTTACAACATAAAGCAGGTAAACAACCGGGCAATTGTAATGGCCAATGATGAGACCTTATACCCTTCACGGGACAGGGCTAAGGTGGTAGAAGCATATTTGAAGGAACATTTTTACATCTGATTTACCGTTTACCTTGTTTGTTCTACCCTTCACCTATCTTTCTCTACCGCTTACGGGTTTCGGTAGGTGGGGTTGTTTGGACATGATAGTTTTGTCCGAAACAATCAAATTCTATCGGTATGAAACAGCTAACTTTCTTCTCATTGGTTATTATCTTATTTACTTCCTGCTTCGGGGTGCATTCGGGAACATTTCAATCGTCGGCACAGCTTAGTTCTGCTAACTACAAAATTGTAAAGCGAGCTGCACAAGGCAAGGCCACAACCACCGTCGTACTGTATATGGGTGGTCTTGGTAAAGAGGCCCTTGTAGCAGAAGCAAAAGAAAATCTAATGCGTGAGTACAATGTATCGGACAAGCAGTTGCTTGCCAATGTCAGTGTGGACTTTAGAACAATTACTACTCCCCTGTATTTGGTGATGTGGCAACGACAATGTACGGTGACGGCAGATATTGTTGAGTTTGTTAAATAACCTGCTATGAAGTGTAAAGGATATATCACGCTATTGGTTGTGGTATCGTGTTTTGCTTTTTCCGGTTGTTCTAATGGTAAGCTCACACGCAAAAAAGCAGCACAACTGATTGAGCATTTCTACGAATATCCCAATGTGGAAACGGTGAGTCTTAATCTAAACGTAACCGTTGCCAATCACTATACAACACTAATAAGAGATGGGTATCTGTCCGTACCGCACTATTACGGTCTTATGTTTCCGGACATGACGGTAACAGACAAAGGTATGCCCTACCGATATTCAGGAACTGAAGGTACCCTATTTGCAACCAATATGAGGAAGCTGAAAGAAGTAACCTCAATATTGTTTGATGATGGAAACGAAACCCGGGCAACGGTGGAGTTCATATGCGTGCGTCACAATATTACGCCGTTTGGATACCATAAGAATTATAAGGAACACGATGAGGTAACGTATTCGGTCAAGATGGCAAAGTATGACGACGGCTGGCGGATTACCACGCCAAATGGAAAGAATTACAAAGAGGCTGACTTTCCTGATGTTGAGGAGTTTTTAGAGAATTAAAGGACGGTAGTGCATTTGTATACACACGGCCTGTTCCCGCTCGGGGGCAGGCCTTTTTTATTTTTTCTTGATACAAACTTTAAAAGTGATTGAAAGGCTTTTGGTATGGTGATGCTAAACCAAGTCCTTTATGAATAACTCTATAAACCTTTTTGAACAATTACTACAGCACTTTACCGGGCATCCCCCCGAACGTGTATTTGATGATTTCCTGTCCGTTGCCATTTGCTTATTAGCTGCCGATTCTCCGCAACAGACCCCTTCACCTTTTAATTTTGAGGCCTGGTATTCCGAAGTCTCCCGCTCCTATACAAGACGGGAACAGAAGCTGTTTCCGTTTTTGCTCCATGTATTGATTGAAGAGATACAAAAGCGGGTGAATCTTAGGGAAGATCCTGATGTATTGGGAGAGTATTACCAACAGTACTTTATGAAGGAAGAGGAACTGCTCATCCTGCCTTATAATGCATATTTGGTGATGGCGCACGCATTGTCTAAGCGGGACACCCCGCTTATCGCTCCTGACTTTATGGTAACAGATTGCAGAAGCGGCGGGCTTATATCCGCACTTTTCTCTGCGTTTGGCGAGGGACGAATGTATTACGGCCTCGAACACAATCCGGTATGCGCGAAGATGGCTGCCATCAATGTGTTTTTGCGCGGGGTATCGGATGCGGAAATTTTGTATGCGGATTCACCTGACGGGTTTTCTGTCAGTTACAAGATTACGGATTCGCCACACAGTCTTACAATAATTACCCGAAAGGAGGATTCTAAATTGTGGGCAGCCAAGACCTCTCCGGAGAGCAATATGAATGTAGTGTCTTTGTCTCAAATCCAAGTAAAGCCGCGGTAGCGGCTTTCTTGTTTTGACGGATTGTTAACGGGAGTAAAATTGTCCCCCGTTGTGGGTATAAATCTACAACTTATACTTATTGGTGTACTGTTCTTTTCCCCTCTTCATCTCTCATAATGTATTGCCTGATTTCTTAATGAGTGTAATGCTTCTGTTTTGGTGATGGTTGGTATGGCTTTGCCATACCAACCAATAACACCTACACCATGAAACTTATTACTTCTGAATTACAAGCCCGATTTTTGGAAATCGGCGAACAATGTGAGGAAAGCGACCCAATCATTGTTGCAAAATTCTTTAATCCCTGCGGCTCACAAACATGGTGGGCCATCAGTTATGATCCTGAAGACAATATTTGTTTCGGGTATGTGACAGGAATGTTTGTGGATGAACTGGGTAGCTTCTCTATTGATGAAATGGAGGCCATACGGCTACCGTTTGGGCTTCGCATTGAACGGGATATTCACTTTGATGAATGTCGTCTTTCTGATGTGAAGTCGGGGAAAGTGAGGTAAATACTCTATCGGGCTGTCTTTTAAAGACAGCCCTTTTTGTAATTGTGATTTCCAGATGGGTAGGGTATCTATGAATATTATTTTCACAAATGACACTATATTAAAAGAGCTGTTTTTATTGACTAAGTATTTATCTCGCTTAGTATCTCAAAAGTTGCATGACGCATATTTGGATGCTCAAGCTCAACTCCCAATTGGGCTTTATTATTACTAAATATTTTTACCACATGACAAATGTTGCCATTATAATTAAATCTAAGCCGAATAAAAGAATCTACAGCCTCAAAAAAACTTGAAGAAATAATTTCTTCTGATAATGATTCGGTCCCCGTAAATTCAAGAATTCGCTGACGCATAAAATCTTTTAAGAGTTCTTCCATTTCTTGTCTTTCAAGTTTGATACTATTCGGTTTTTCATTAATCAAATTGATTCTTGAATCATAATTCTCCATATTTATAAACCATACCATATTTAGTAATTGAAAAAAAGACTTGATGACTCAATTAATTTTAATAAATTTACACAACTGCTAATTTAACTATCATGGCAAAAGAGAACACCAACAACTACCTTCTTATGATAGGAATTGACGAGTATAATGACAGTGAATTTAGTCGTCTTAACTCATCTGTTAAAGATTGTTTAGACATAAAAGAAACTTTGTTCAAGCGCTACGAATTCTTTAGTGAAAAAACAACCGAATTATATAATGAAAAGGCAACAAATTATAGAATACAAAGTGAATTAGGAAGCATATCGAATCTTATAAAACCAGAAGACAATCTTGTTATATATTTCTCTGGGCATGGGGGGATCGATAATAAAACTAAACGGGGGTTTTGGATTCCTTACGATGCTAAAAATGAGCATACGACTTGGATTTCGAATGAAACATTAATTACTTATCTATCAAAAATAAATGCTAAGCACATTTTTTTGATAAGCGATTGTTGTTTTTCAAGATCAATCCTAATCACAACTCCTACGAAAGGCTTTTTTACCGACGCCTCTGATTATGATGATACTCAATCAAGATGGGCGCTGACCTCAGGTGAAAACGAGGTAAATGATGGAGGAGAGCATGAAAACACACTTTTTGCTGAGAAGATTATTTCATTCTTGAATAATTCAAAAGTAAATTTCAGGGTAAGTAAGCTCATAGAATATGTAAAAGATGAGTATTCCGCAAATAGTTTTCAAAAACCGCAAGGACATCCACTGAATTTAGAATATCACCGAGGTGGCGAGTTCATTTTTAAAATACAAAAAAGAATACTTGAACAATCAATTGAAATTAAAGGTTATAAAGACTTCGAGGCAGTTTTACAACTTCATAGACCGAATGCAACTTACAAAAAAGTAGACTCATTTGAAGATGCAACTCAAAAGATAGGTTATGAAATATTTTCAGAACTTGACCGAGTAAAAAATCAAGGCACTTATTTTTTGTGTTTATATGAAAACACAGATATAACAAAAACACATGAAAGAATCAAACGAACAAAAAATGGAGTTTTAAAAGAAAATTCGCTCATAATTTTGGTACCGAGAAGAAAGAAAAAAAACCAAAATGAAAATATTAAATACACAGACTCAATCAAAAGAACATTCAGGCCAAGAAATTTATTTTTCCTTGATGATTTTATACAAAAAGAGTGCACTCCAATCAACTATAATCCAACAAATCACAATGGATTTCTGGACATTAGTAACTTTGTTATCCCTTCATATGACATAAATAATCAAATATATGACACCGTTGACTTTTATACAGACTGGATTACTCAAGGAGACGAGCCAATCTTGGCATTAGTTGGTGCTGGCGGAATTGGAAAAACAACAATTGCTCAATTCATTGCTGATAAGTACATGCAAAATAACACAGAATCAACTGTTCTGTTTATTGAATCAGGTAGCATTGCTTCGGAGTTAATAAAGATGAAAAAAGAAAGTTTTATAAGTATTTATACATTTTATGAAACGATGTGTCTGGAAATTGGCTCAAACTTCCAAAAGCTAAATGAATCATTATTTAAGTTAAACTTTGACGCCGGAAATTTACTTATTATAATTGATGGTCTCGACGAAGTTATTTCTAAAGTCCCAAACTTTGATGTAAATGATTTTATCGAATCTATACTCTTTTCAAACTCAGAATTAGGTAATGGGAAAGTTGTATTGACATGCAGGACACATTTCTGGAACCAAGCCTTATACAGATCTTCCCAACTAAAAACTATAGAGCTTTTGCCGTTTAATGATACACAAATGAATAACTTTTTCTTCAAGACTTTTATTAATGACAAAAAGAAGATAAGTAAATGTCTTGAAATTGCGAAGAATTTTGAACTTTCTAGTGAAGAAATAAAACATCACTACCATCCATATGTACTGGATGTTATTAGAACCATTGTAGACTCTGAGCAAGATTTTTTTGAGGCAAGTTTGTTTGATGAAACCCACTCCTTTAACCCGAGAATAAAGAATGACTACATCATTCATCGTATATTTTACAGAGAGCATTTAAGATACGAGAATATTTCTGTTAGTCAACAGCTTAATGTGTTTACCGAATGTGCAATAAAATATAGAGGTGTAGTTCCTATTACTATGTTTAATTCTATAATTTCTGATGCA containing:
- a CDS encoding NACHT domain-containing protein, with protein sequence MAKENTNNYLLMIGIDEYNDSEFSRLNSSVKDCLDIKETLFKRYEFFSEKTTELYNEKATNYRIQSELGSISNLIKPEDNLVIYFSGHGGIDNKTKRGFWIPYDAKNEHTTWISNETLITYLSKINAKHIFLISDCCFSRSILITTPTKGFFTDASDYDDTQSRWALTSGENEVNDGGEHENTLFAEKIISFLNNSKVNFRVSKLIEYVKDEYSANSFQKPQGHPLNLEYHRGGEFIFKIQKRILEQSIEIKGYKDFEAVLQLHRPNATYKKVDSFEDATQKIGYEIFSELDRVKNQGTYFLCLYENTDITKTHERIKRTKNGVLKENSLIILVPRRKKKNQNENIKYTDSIKRTFRPRNLFFLDDFIQKECTPINYNPTNHNGFLDISNFVIPSYDINNQIYDTVDFYTDWITQGDEPILALVGAGGIGKTTIAQFIADKYMQNNTESTVLFIESGSIASELIKMKKESFISIYTFYETMCLEIGSNFQKLNESLFKLNFDAGNLLIIIDGLDEVISKVPNFDVNDFIESILFSNSELGNGKVVLTCRTHFWNQALYRSSQLKTIELLPFNDTQMNNFFFKTFINDKKKISKCLEIAKNFELSSEEIKHHYHPYVLDVIRTIVDSEQDFFEASLFDETHSFNPRIKNDYIIHRIFYREHLRYENISVSQQLNVFTECAIKYRGVVPITMFNSIISDAIGNHVDNNVFEILKAHPLLKNNKNSIQFKYDFLTDYFRGIYLTKFIDNSFTNNKVTNQLLTILNENCWFGSGFLEDVNNRIEVWDENCILRCSELISKLQDNNELSGQQKIKAISSLFSACLTINLHKKNNDIEQNTRLLKDLFAISNNEIKGLQMLNIHNNEGKIKFDFRDLKITKSTIDNFYFFWECLFNENTFFSECSIYNINSEQVKVLSIPEQNFHNCTVDDKFKAAFKKHKSSISIEKENIEIYLRDFFRLFFSYGKLQPQTLDKAHKGREAYNSLRRSYGRIGSGLFEFNEIIDFLRKEKILEKDQIYGETKVSVAESYRTDIVKFIKDGTPTKLIFNLIKKLKDNKA
- a CDS encoding DUF2958 domain-containing protein yields the protein MKLITSELQARFLEIGEQCEESDPIIVAKFFNPCGSQTWWAISYDPEDNICFGYVTGMFVDELGSFSIDEMEAIRLPFGLRIERDIHFDECRLSDVKSGKVR
- a CDS encoding LytTR family transcriptional regulator, which translates into the protein MRPRDELNAYAMRGLWLVCARGMSQSPEGSGSLSHAPCLRAWGKKSDTMSIYNRHISPVPKIALPTAQGFSFIALTDILYFKADNNEALVYYLKPYDNKTHSAVIFKRLSDIEAALHYNGFLRIRRNYLINTYNIKQVNNRAIVMANDETLYPSRDRAKVVEAYLKEHFYI